From a region of the Streptomyces sp. NBC_01454 genome:
- a CDS encoding MbtH family protein: MFRVEARCGLPLRSGERDVTNPFDDQDGTFLVLVNGEGQHSLWPAFAEVPDGWTVSLGESSREAALAHVEEHWTDLRPSSLREPAAGHGA; this comes from the coding sequence ATGTTTCGCGTCGAGGCCCGCTGTGGCCTTCCCCTCAGATCTGGAGAGCGCGACGTGACGAACCCCTTTGACGACCAGGACGGCACGTTCCTCGTACTCGTCAACGGCGAGGGCCAGCACAGCCTGTGGCCCGCCTTCGCCGAGGTGCCGGACGGATGGACGGTGTCCTTGGGCGAGAGCAGCCGGGAAGCCGCCCTGGCCCATGTGGAGGAGCACTGGACCGATCTGCGGCCCAGCAGCCTCCGCGAGCCCGCCGCCGGCCACGGCGCCTGA
- a CDS encoding acyl carrier protein, whose amino-acid sequence MTDDIVKTVRGFISEHVRDTELTDDHDIFATGSVSSLFAVQLVMWVERTFGVAVQPTDLDIENFRTVNDVARFVVSRQSATPA is encoded by the coding sequence ATGACAGACGACATCGTCAAGACCGTCCGCGGCTTCATCTCCGAGCATGTCCGGGACACCGAACTCACCGACGACCACGACATCTTCGCGACCGGCAGCGTCAGCTCGCTGTTCGCCGTGCAGCTGGTGATGTGGGTCGAGCGGACCTTCGGGGTCGCGGTGCAGCCCACCGACCTGGACATCGAGAACTTCCGCACGGTGAACGACGTGGCGCGCTTCGTGGTGTCCCGTCAGTCGGCCACTCCCGCGTAG
- a CDS encoding cytochrome P450 gives MKPQLRSTADDLATVDLTDPQTFLDVDLADMWRRFRAEHPVFWHRATDRGPGFWVISTYEDVVTLYRDNKQFTSERGNVLATLLQGEDSASRKMLAVTDGARHREIRNLMLKSFSPRVLEPVVAGVHERTRALVAGALAHGELDFVTDVADHIPINTIGDLMDVPQGDREQLVAWNTQTLSRHSADDSEMEEWMARNEILLYFSDLAARRRRHPGDDVISALATATLDGELLSEDEIVFNCYSLILGGDESSRMSSVGGLIALSEHPDQWRALKSGAVDVDSATEEVLRWTTPAMHFGRRALVDVPLRDVTIKAGDVVSLWNSSANFDETVFTDPHVFDLARTSNKHVAFGHGPHFCLGAFLGRVHVNAMLDALRTQVADIHLAGPPKRLFSNFVNGYSGLRVALTAEPAVEGSVA, from the coding sequence ATGAAGCCCCAACTACGGTCGACCGCGGACGACCTGGCCACGGTGGACCTCACCGATCCGCAGACGTTCCTCGACGTGGACCTCGCGGACATGTGGCGCAGGTTCCGGGCCGAGCACCCCGTCTTCTGGCACCGGGCCACCGATCGTGGCCCCGGGTTCTGGGTGATCTCCACCTACGAGGACGTGGTCACCCTCTACCGCGACAACAAGCAGTTCACCTCCGAGCGCGGCAACGTCCTGGCGACCCTGCTGCAGGGGGAGGACTCCGCCTCGCGCAAGATGCTCGCCGTCACCGACGGCGCCCGGCACCGCGAGATCCGCAACCTGATGCTCAAGTCCTTCTCACCCCGGGTGCTGGAGCCGGTGGTGGCCGGTGTGCACGAGCGGACCCGGGCGCTGGTCGCCGGGGCCCTCGCCCACGGCGAACTGGACTTCGTCACCGATGTGGCCGACCACATCCCCATCAACACCATCGGCGACCTCATGGACGTCCCGCAGGGGGACCGCGAGCAGCTCGTCGCCTGGAACACCCAGACGCTCTCCCGGCACAGCGCCGACGACAGCGAGATGGAGGAGTGGATGGCGCGCAACGAGATCCTCCTCTACTTCTCCGACCTCGCCGCCCGCCGCCGGCGCCACCCCGGCGACGACGTGATCAGCGCGCTGGCCACCGCCACCCTCGACGGCGAGCTGCTCAGCGAGGACGAGATCGTCTTCAACTGCTACAGCCTGATCCTGGGCGGCGACGAGTCCAGCCGGATGTCCTCCGTCGGCGGACTGATCGCCCTGTCCGAACACCCCGACCAGTGGCGGGCGTTGAAGTCCGGCGCGGTCGACGTGGACAGCGCCACCGAGGAGGTGCTGCGCTGGACCACCCCCGCCATGCACTTCGGGCGCCGGGCGCTGGTGGACGTCCCGCTGCGGGACGTGACCATCAAGGCCGGTGACGTGGTCAGCCTGTGGAACAGCTCGGCGAACTTCGACGAGACCGTCTTCACCGACCCGCACGTCTTCGACCTGGCCCGCACGTCCAACAAGCACGTCGCCTTCGGACACGGCCCGCACTTCTGCCTCGGCGCCTTCCTCGGCCGCGTCCATGTGAACGCCATGCTCGACGCGCTGCGTACCCAGGTCGCGGACATCCACCTGGCCGGCCCGCCCAAGCGGCTCTTCTCGAACTTCGTCAACGGCTACAGCGGACTGCGGGTCGCGCTCACCGCCGAGCCGGCTGTGGAGGGGAGCGTCGCATGA
- a CDS encoding 3-hydroxyacyl-CoA dehydrogenase family protein, which translates to MTETSQIRRVGVLGAGTMGIGGAHAFAAAGLSVVLVDTTDEALDRARELIGENARLYGMLDRKLAADTPDEVLARIEFRTGLEGLADADFVVENVTENWDIKEKLYREMDAVAPEHCVFGVNTSAIPITKMASVTTRQDRVVGTHLMNPVPLKKLVEVIRGFHTSPETIELTRGLFWTIGQDIVVVEDSSGFVTNRVAMLSVNEAILLLQDNVAQAGDIDRLFRQCLGHQMGPLETADLIGLDTVMYSLEVLLDNFNDSKFAPAPLLRKLVAAGRLGRKSGHGFYSYEPAIAGNKAGA; encoded by the coding sequence ATGACTGAGACCAGCCAGATCCGGCGCGTGGGAGTACTCGGTGCCGGCACGATGGGCATCGGCGGTGCCCATGCCTTCGCGGCGGCCGGGCTGTCGGTGGTGCTCGTGGACACCACCGACGAGGCCCTGGACCGGGCCCGCGAGCTGATCGGGGAGAACGCCCGGCTGTACGGGATGCTCGACCGCAAGCTCGCCGCCGACACCCCCGACGAGGTGCTCGCCCGCATCGAGTTCCGCACCGGCCTCGAGGGGCTCGCGGACGCCGACTTCGTCGTCGAGAACGTCACCGAGAACTGGGACATCAAGGAGAAGCTCTACCGGGAGATGGACGCTGTCGCCCCGGAGCACTGTGTCTTCGGCGTGAACACCTCGGCCATCCCGATCACCAAGATGGCCTCGGTGACCACACGCCAGGACCGGGTGGTCGGGACCCATCTGATGAACCCGGTGCCGCTGAAGAAGCTCGTCGAGGTGATCCGGGGGTTTCACACCTCGCCGGAGACGATCGAGCTGACCCGCGGGCTGTTCTGGACGATCGGCCAGGACATCGTGGTGGTCGAGGACTCCTCGGGCTTCGTCACCAACCGCGTCGCGATGCTCAGCGTCAACGAGGCGATCCTCCTGCTGCAGGACAACGTCGCGCAGGCCGGCGACATCGACCGGCTCTTCCGGCAGTGCCTGGGCCACCAGATGGGCCCGCTGGAGACGGCAGACCTGATCGGCCTGGACACCGTCATGTACTCGTTGGAGGTCCTCCTGGACAACTTCAACGACTCCAAGTTCGCCCCGGCGCCGCTCCTGCGCAAGCTGGTCGCCGCCGGCCGACTCGGCCGCAAGAGCGGCCACGGCTTCTATTCGTACGAGCCGGCCATCGCCGGGAACAAGGCAGGTGCCTGA
- a CDS encoding ATP-binding cassette domain-containing protein yields METAIRAEGLRKRFKDHQALDGVDLSVATGTVLGLLGPNGAGKTTTVRVLSTLLAPDGGRAEVAGFDVARQPAEVRRRIGLAGQYAAVDGLLTGRENLVLIGVLLHLGRRAARQRAEELLARFDLTGAADRPTRTYSGGMRRRLDLAACLVAAPSVLFLDEPTTGLDPVSRMSLWSAVRELVADGVTVLLTTQYLEEADYLADRIAVVDTGRVIAEGTPDDLKRSVGPDRLEIRVVGDGAVGHALTALGTDAAEEPAVDPGKGVISLRLVDGMGTIAAAATALEKAGVTVADFAVRRPTLDDAFAELTGRSVG; encoded by the coding sequence GTGGAAACCGCGATCCGGGCCGAGGGCCTGCGCAAGCGCTTCAAGGACCACCAGGCCCTCGACGGCGTTGACCTCTCCGTTGCGACGGGCACCGTCCTGGGACTGCTGGGCCCGAACGGAGCCGGCAAGACCACCACGGTACGGGTGCTCAGCACCCTGCTCGCACCGGACGGCGGCCGCGCCGAGGTGGCCGGCTTCGACGTGGCCCGGCAGCCCGCCGAGGTCCGCCGGCGGATCGGCCTGGCCGGCCAGTACGCGGCCGTCGACGGCCTGCTCACCGGCCGGGAGAACCTCGTGCTGATCGGCGTGCTGCTCCACCTGGGCCGGCGGGCCGCCCGGCAGCGCGCCGAGGAACTCCTCGCGCGCTTCGACCTGACCGGCGCCGCCGACCGGCCCACCCGCACCTACTCCGGCGGTATGCGCCGTCGGCTCGACCTGGCGGCCTGCCTGGTCGCCGCGCCCTCGGTGCTCTTCCTTGACGAGCCCACCACCGGTCTGGACCCGGTGAGCCGGATGTCGCTGTGGAGCGCCGTGCGCGAACTGGTGGCGGACGGGGTGACCGTCCTGCTGACCACTCAATACCTGGAAGAGGCCGATTACCTGGCCGACCGCATCGCGGTCGTCGACACCGGACGGGTCATCGCCGAGGGCACACCGGACGACCTCAAGCGATCCGTCGGCCCGGACCGGCTGGAGATCCGCGTGGTGGGCGACGGCGCGGTCGGCCACGCCCTCACGGCCCTGGGCACGGACGCGGCCGAAGAGCCCGCCGTGGACCCGGGAAAGGGCGTCATCTCCCTGCGGCTCGTCGACGGAATGGGCACTATCGCCGCCGCCGCGACCGCACTCGAAAAGGCCGGCGTGACCGTCGCGGATTTCGCCGTGCGCCGGCCCACTCTCGACGACGCCTTCGCCGAACTCACCGGGCGGAGCGTGGGCTGA
- a CDS encoding acyl-CoA dehydrogenase family protein, producing the protein MDFAPTPEQQALRDKVVRFARENLGARAAEHDRNATFDEAGWQACADFGVLGWPIRKEYGGGGLDPLTAIMAYEALGEGCVDNGLVFAINNHLFACAVYLADHGTEEQRRRWLPSLCDGSLVGAHALSEPEAGSDMLSLTTTAERDGDTYVLNGTKKFISNGPRADLFIVFARTATDGAPQRAVTAFVVPADTPGLTARDIPKAGLRGTLMGEIAFEGCVVGEDQRLGAEGAGYQLFTATMEWERGFMFASQVGVMSRLLDRCVSHAASRRQFGRAIGSFQSVSNKIADMRVRLELSRLMLYKVGWLRSQGRLAMHEASMLKLYVSESLKTTALDAMQIHGARGYTEELGIEREVRDVLAGTIYGGTSDIQRSIIAGLLGLPTAA; encoded by the coding sequence ATGGACTTTGCACCCACGCCGGAACAGCAGGCGCTGCGCGACAAGGTCGTCCGGTTCGCCCGGGAGAACCTCGGCGCCAGGGCGGCCGAACACGACCGCAACGCCACCTTTGACGAGGCCGGCTGGCAGGCCTGCGCCGACTTCGGCGTCCTGGGCTGGCCGATCAGGAAGGAGTACGGCGGCGGCGGGCTGGATCCGCTGACCGCGATCATGGCCTACGAGGCGCTCGGCGAGGGCTGCGTGGACAACGGCCTGGTCTTCGCGATCAACAACCACCTCTTCGCCTGCGCCGTCTACCTCGCCGACCACGGCACCGAGGAGCAGCGCCGGCGCTGGTTGCCCTCGCTGTGCGACGGTTCGCTGGTCGGCGCACACGCCCTCTCGGAGCCGGAGGCCGGCTCCGACATGCTCTCGCTCACCACCACCGCCGAGCGCGACGGCGACACCTACGTGCTGAACGGGACGAAGAAGTTCATCAGCAACGGGCCGCGCGCCGACCTGTTCATCGTCTTCGCCCGCACCGCCACGGACGGTGCCCCGCAGCGCGCCGTCACCGCCTTCGTCGTGCCGGCGGACACCCCCGGACTCACCGCCCGGGACATCCCCAAGGCGGGCCTGCGCGGCACCCTGATGGGCGAGATCGCCTTCGAGGGCTGCGTGGTCGGCGAGGACCAGCGGCTGGGCGCCGAGGGCGCCGGGTACCAGCTGTTCACCGCCACCATGGAGTGGGAACGCGGCTTCATGTTCGCCAGCCAGGTCGGGGTGATGAGCCGGCTGCTGGACCGCTGCGTCTCGCACGCCGCGAGCCGCCGCCAGTTCGGCCGCGCCATCGGCTCGTTCCAGTCCGTCTCGAACAAGATCGCCGACATGCGGGTCCGGCTGGAGCTGTCCCGGCTGATGCTCTACAAGGTCGGCTGGCTGCGCTCCCAGGGCCGGCTCGCGATGCACGAGGCCTCGATGCTCAAGCTCTACGTCAGCGAGAGCCTGAAGACCACCGCCCTGGACGCCATGCAGATCCACGGCGCCCGGGGCTACACCGAGGAGCTCGGCATCGAGCGCGAGGTGCGCGACGTGCTGGCCGGCACGATCTACGGCGGCACCTCGGACATCCAGCGGTCCATCATCGCCGGCCTGCTGGGCCTGCCCACCGCGGCGTAA
- a CDS encoding ArsR/SmtB family transcription factor, translating to MQRIHFTAPDLGRTRLRTTAGPEIEAGLARELFARGAGHVYARWRRQVYRRLRARAGAQPSVASTPADFWRAAVAPYWSRVLAYCEAECDARGRMLMAGGVEQLLAGLGRRAHWNGQVLELPDGLDEDIHLGGRGLVLSPSVFLGHRPARLFHGDRQRGTERPGGPAAPAVLVFAAPPDAEQSGVLWGETVVSSQALGALVGRTRAAALRELRASCTTGQLADRLGISAPCASQHTAVLRESGLITTLRVRNTVLHSVTPLGMALLDGKVVDPAVIAAARSLGPAPAVPSPAGA from the coding sequence ATGCAGAGAATTCATTTCACGGCACCGGATCTGGGGAGAACCCGCCTGCGGACCACCGCAGGACCGGAAATCGAGGCGGGCCTGGCCCGTGAATTGTTCGCCCGCGGCGCCGGCCACGTGTACGCACGGTGGCGCCGCCAGGTGTACCGCCGGCTGCGGGCCAGGGCGGGCGCCCAGCCGTCGGTGGCATCGACCCCGGCCGACTTCTGGCGGGCCGCGGTGGCCCCGTACTGGAGCCGGGTGCTGGCCTACTGCGAGGCCGAGTGCGACGCCCGCGGCCGGATGCTGATGGCGGGCGGGGTGGAGCAGCTGCTCGCCGGCCTGGGGCGCCGGGCTCACTGGAACGGCCAGGTTCTGGAGCTCCCCGACGGCCTGGACGAGGACATTCATCTCGGTGGCAGGGGCCTGGTGCTCAGCCCCTCGGTCTTCCTCGGCCACCGCCCCGCCCGGCTCTTCCACGGCGACCGGCAGCGCGGGACGGAACGGCCGGGCGGCCCCGCCGCCCCGGCCGTCCTGGTGTTCGCCGCGCCGCCGGACGCCGAGCAGTCCGGCGTCCTGTGGGGCGAGACCGTTGTCTCCTCGCAGGCGCTCGGCGCCTTGGTGGGCCGGACCCGGGCGGCGGCCCTGCGCGAGCTGCGGGCGTCGTGCACCACCGGGCAGCTCGCCGACCGGCTGGGCATCTCCGCGCCCTGCGCCAGCCAGCACACCGCCGTACTCCGGGAGTCCGGGCTGATCACCACCCTGCGGGTGCGCAACACCGTGCTGCACTCGGTGACCCCGCTGGGGATGGCGCTGCTGGACGGCAAGGTCGTGGATCCCGCGGTCATCGCTGCCGCCCGGTCCCTCGGGCCGGCGCCGGCCGTGCCGTCGCCGGCCGGCGCCTGA
- a CDS encoding ABC transporter permease, with protein MTTAVAPRPAPAAALLTEVAAVTGRRLRHLRRAPARVLGVALSPLVSMVMLGYLFRDSISLPAGGSYGEYVFAGGAVQVALACVGPTAVSVALDLQGGMTDRFRSLPISRSAVLFGHTLADLLVGLLGLTVVTGAGLLLGWRPNSGPLRVLAGFALIAVFVYAMLWLGVLFALTLRNVETISVITPFVVIVLPFLSNAFLAPQNIPSLIRPVAEWNPVSAVIACCRRLWGNPATAGGTFPADHPWVVAGVSLGLLLALCSLVSLRRYRTAGA; from the coding sequence ATGACGACGGCGGTGGCACCCCGGCCCGCTCCCGCGGCGGCGCTCCTCACGGAGGTCGCCGCGGTGACCGGGCGCCGGCTGCGGCACCTGCGGCGGGCGCCCGCCCGGGTGCTGGGCGTCGCGCTCAGCCCGCTGGTCAGCATGGTCATGCTCGGCTACCTGTTCCGCGACTCCATCAGCCTGCCGGCCGGCGGCTCGTACGGGGAGTACGTGTTCGCCGGCGGCGCGGTCCAGGTCGCCCTGGCCTGTGTGGGGCCGACCGCGGTCTCCGTGGCGCTGGACCTCCAGGGCGGGATGACCGACCGGTTCCGGTCGCTGCCGATCAGCCGGTCCGCGGTGCTCTTCGGGCACACCCTGGCCGACCTCCTGGTCGGGCTGCTGGGGCTGACCGTCGTCACCGGCGCCGGGCTGCTGCTCGGCTGGCGCCCGAACTCCGGGCCGCTGCGGGTCCTGGCGGGCTTCGCGCTGATCGCGGTGTTCGTCTACGCCATGCTCTGGCTGGGCGTGCTGTTCGCGTTGACCCTGCGCAACGTGGAGACGATCAGCGTGATCACGCCGTTCGTGGTGATCGTGCTGCCCTTCCTGTCGAACGCGTTCCTGGCCCCGCAGAACATCCCGTCGCTGATCCGGCCGGTCGCGGAGTGGAACCCGGTCAGCGCCGTGATCGCCTGCTGCCGCCGGTTGTGGGGTAACCCCGCGACGGCCGGCGGCACCTTCCCAGCCGACCACCCGTGGGTGGTGGCCGGGGTGTCACTGGGCCTGCTCCTCGCCCTCTGCTCCCTGGTGAGTCTCCGCCGATACCGCACCGCAGGCGCCTGA
- a CDS encoding 3-oxoacyl-[acyl-carrier-protein] synthase III C-terminal domain-containing protein produces MSVDTIGIGAIHCLLSDTKVPVEELPEFGMLDADTAAFARGSGVRTVSVFDETEQAPLAARACQELYAAHPGEPDALLLVGPRAPDVLLGSDVCRVQSEAKLTSAFAFTVDGLGCTGSSAAWALARDLLRADPAREQIVIAHASRPTGVDRIRFPVTVIGDAAYAMTLVRGGRPVLRAHRQETDGSFHDLFRVDYKDAPWYEWREVCQDPSRYRFGLATLSSRKLGALVEQVLADAGVSRDRVKTTLMQNVTAAAYDFYATLLGLTIHPVCGENLAEYGHLGAMDVVLNLDALLTGGGLQQGDLVLVLNNSPVAAWAVTLWEV; encoded by the coding sequence ATGAGTGTCGACACCATCGGCATCGGTGCCATCCACTGCCTGCTGTCCGACACCAAGGTGCCGGTCGAGGAGCTCCCCGAATTCGGGATGCTGGACGCCGACACCGCCGCGTTCGCGCGCGGCAGCGGCGTACGGACCGTCAGCGTTTTCGACGAGACCGAGCAGGCGCCGCTCGCCGCCCGGGCCTGCCAGGAGCTGTACGCCGCACACCCCGGCGAACCGGACGCCCTGCTGCTGGTGGGCCCCCGCGCGCCGGACGTGCTGCTCGGCTCGGACGTCTGCCGGGTGCAGAGCGAAGCCAAACTGACCTCCGCGTTCGCCTTCACCGTCGACGGCCTGGGCTGCACCGGGTCCAGCGCGGCGTGGGCCCTGGCCCGGGACCTGCTGCGTGCCGACCCGGCCCGTGAGCAGATCGTGATCGCGCACGCCAGCCGCCCCACCGGGGTGGACCGGATCCGCTTCCCGGTCACCGTCATCGGCGACGCCGCCTACGCGATGACCCTGGTCCGCGGCGGCCGGCCGGTACTGCGGGCGCACCGCCAGGAGACCGACGGCAGCTTCCACGACCTCTTCCGCGTCGACTACAAGGACGCTCCCTGGTACGAGTGGCGTGAGGTGTGCCAGGACCCTTCGCGCTACCGCTTCGGACTGGCCACCCTCAGCTCCCGCAAGCTCGGCGCGCTGGTGGAGCAGGTCCTCGCGGACGCCGGAGTGAGCCGCGACCGGGTCAAGACCACGCTGATGCAGAACGTCACCGCCGCCGCCTACGACTTCTACGCCACCCTGCTCGGCCTGACCATTCACCCGGTCTGCGGCGAAAACCTCGCCGAATACGGGCACTTGGGCGCCATGGACGTGGTGCTGAACCTCGACGCCCTGCTGACCGGCGGCGGACTGCAGCAGGGCGACCTGGTGCTGGTGCTCAACAACAGCCCGGTGGCCGCCTGGGCGGTGACCCTGTGGGAGGTCTGA